In Neorhizobium sp. NCHU2750, a single genomic region encodes these proteins:
- a CDS encoding IS3 family transposase (programmed frameshift) has protein sequence MSNENRHAELLTGDVRRRRWTPEQKLTIIEQSFEPGETVSSAARRHGVAPNLLYRWRRLLSEGGAAAVGSDEPVVGNSEVKKLEDRVRELERMLGRKTMEVEILREALSKADFKKTDIAADLVAEGRFAMKTVADTLGVSRSNLAGRLKGRSKPRGACHKVGDAELLPAIRRLVDQRPTYGYRRIAALLNRERRAADKPVVNAKRVHRIMGNHAMLLEKHTAVRKGRLHDGKVMVMRSNLRWCSDGLEFTCWNGEVVRLAFIIDAFDREIIAWTAVANAGISGSDVRDMMLEAVEKRFHATRAPHAIEHLSDNGSAYTALETRLFAQALNLTPCVTPVASPQSNGMSEAFVKTLKRDYIRISALPDAETALRLIDGWIEDYNEIHPHSALKMASPRQVIRAKSI, from the exons ATGTCTAACGAGAATCGACACGCTGAATTGCTGACGGGTGATGTTCGCCGCAGACGGTGGACACCCGAGCAAAAGCTGACGATCATCGAGCAGAGTTTCGAACCAGGCGAGACGGTATCGTCGGCCGCTCGCCGCCATGGCGTTGCGCCCAATCTGCTTTATCGGTGGCGCAGGCTCTTGAGCGAGGGAGGTGCTGCAGCCGTGGGTTCTGACGAGCCGGTTGTCGGCAATTCGGAAGTAAAGAAGCTGGAGGATCGCGTCCGCGAGTTGGAGCGCATGCTCGGCCGTAAGACGATGGAGGTCGAAATCCTCCGCGAAGCCCTTTCCAAAGCGGACT TCAAAAAAACGGATATCGCGGCCGATCTTGTTGCCGAAGGACGGTTCGCGATGAAGACCGTCGCAGACACGCTGGGTGTCTCCCGTTCCAATCTCGCCGGGCGGCTGAAAGGCAGATCGAAGCCGCGTGGGGCATGCCACAAGGTTGGGGATGCAGAGCTTCTGCCCGCCATCCGCAGGCTGGTGGATCAAAGGCCAACCTATGGCTATCGGCGGATCGCCGCGCTCCTCAATCGCGAAAGGCGAGCCGCCGATAAGCCTGTCGTCAACGCCAAACGGGTTCATCGCATCATGGGCAACCACGCCATGCTGCTGGAGAAGCACACGGCCGTTCGCAAGGGCCGCCTCCACGACGGCAAGGTCATGGTCATGCGCTCCAACCTGCGCTGGTGCTCCGATGGTCTGGAGTTCACCTGCTGGAATGGGGAGGTCGTTCGCCTCGCTTTCATCATTGACGCCTTCGACCGCGAGATCATCGCCTGGACAGCGGTCGCCAATGCCGGAATATCTGGCTCGGATGTCCGCGACATGATGCTGGAGGCGGTCGAGAAACGCTTCCATGCAACCCGAGCCCCGCACGCTATCGAGCATCTCTCGGACAACGGTTCGGCTTATACAGCACTGGAGACCAGGCTATTTGCCCAGGCGCTCAATCTGACGCCCTGCGTCACGCCGGTGGCCAGTCCGCAGTCGAACGGAATGTCCGAAGCATTCGTCAAAACCCTGAAGCGGGATTACATCCGCATCTCGGCACTACCGGACGCCGAAACGGCGCTCCGGCTCATTGACGGATGGATCGAGGACTATAACGAAATCCATCCCCATTCCGCGCTCAAGATGGCTTCCCCTCGGCAGGTCATTAGGGCTAAATCAATCTAG